The following are encoded in a window of Pyxidicoccus trucidator genomic DNA:
- a CDS encoding putative Ig domain-containing protein, giving the protein MSSPRALAPLFVLLLLTACSDPTPTPDPVDSGVTTDAGPGADSGTDAGTDAGTDPGTDAGTDAGSDAGTDAGSDAGPGAHLNLNTQALPDAYVGRPYSAPLLATGGVPPYTWALTEGALPTGLTLTAEGVLTGTPSETTAASFNITVGDTTGVRVTAPLALTPYALPTLAEVPAPTREVGDDVSATLTVTGGKAPFTFTSGTLPPGLTLASGVLQGTLSQAGTFTFDLTATDANGVTATRSVTFIVLERFAITTGALPQGTRGEPYTFTLTASGGRAPLSWSVTAGTLPSGLSLSSAGVLSGAPASAGTSTFTVTLQDADAQTDLRELSLTVRDPGAPVFTVGQFNITYFGDNTRGPANSSSDGGTSDDRQIAYARDVMRDAGANVWGMVEMVDTADFEVLKSQLPGFNGFLSNNASFITGGTSPYGNSSQKLGVLYDTSLTFKSAKLILNDAANLPDFSNRPPLLVEFTTEIQGVETPLTVIVVHMRAESADPTGPRDARQRASAALKAYLDQNLPTQHVFVVGDWNDDVDESITLDPGSGAPLPTPYQDFVSDAERYTFITRELSLAGDDTSIGFENMVDHTLASNEAAARYVAGSARVIYADNWVPDYLNTLSDHRPATSAYAFSAETGPFLRLKSPQGGAYQAGTPLTITWKSFGVEQVRVETSINDGANWDVLAASVPAATGSHSWMLPDIDSTTVRVRVVDASNQNRSDMSDAALTLIRGPGRVFINEVLAHEPLVNGSLNQAYEFVEIVNASPFEVDISGWGLWDSSNNVVRHVFPAGTRMGAGKGYVVFGGAAGIPAGLTNAAAASSNQNTLGLSNSTDAVRLRMPNAGSEVSRYDYTSTVQNVSVNRASDGNPDASFIPHTEFPSGLTSSPGKRADGTDY; this is encoded by the coding sequence ATGTCGTCCCCCCGCGCGCTGGCGCCGCTGTTCGTCCTCCTCCTGCTGACCGCCTGCTCCGACCCGACCCCCACGCCAGACCCGGTGGACAGCGGAGTCACCACGGACGCGGGCCCGGGCGCGGACTCCGGCACGGATGCAGGAACGGACGCTGGCACGGATCCAGGAACGGACGCTGGCACGGATGCGGGCTCGGACGCCGGCACGGACGCGGGCTCGGACGCCGGCCCCGGCGCGCACCTGAACCTCAACACCCAGGCCCTGCCGGATGCCTACGTGGGCCGTCCGTACTCGGCCCCGCTGCTGGCGACTGGCGGCGTGCCTCCCTATACGTGGGCGCTCACGGAGGGCGCGCTGCCCACGGGTCTGACGCTCACGGCGGAGGGCGTGCTGACCGGCACTCCGTCGGAGACCACGGCGGCCTCGTTCAACATCACCGTGGGGGACACCACGGGCGTGCGGGTCACCGCGCCGCTCGCCCTCACGCCGTACGCGCTCCCCACCCTCGCCGAGGTCCCTGCCCCGACGCGCGAGGTGGGTGACGACGTGTCGGCGACGCTCACCGTCACTGGAGGCAAGGCGCCCTTCACCTTCACCTCCGGCACGCTGCCCCCGGGGCTGACGCTGGCGAGCGGCGTCCTCCAAGGCACGCTCAGCCAGGCCGGCACCTTCACCTTCGACCTCACCGCCACGGATGCGAACGGCGTGACGGCCACGCGCTCCGTCACCTTCATCGTCCTCGAGCGATTCGCCATCACCACCGGCGCGCTGCCGCAGGGCACGCGAGGTGAACCGTACACGTTCACCCTCACTGCCTCGGGCGGACGGGCTCCGCTGTCCTGGAGCGTCACCGCGGGCACCCTGCCCTCCGGGCTCAGCCTGTCTTCTGCGGGCGTGCTCTCCGGGGCGCCGGCCTCGGCGGGGACCTCCACCTTCACCGTCACCCTGCAGGACGCGGATGCGCAGACGGACTTGCGGGAGCTGTCGCTCACCGTGCGCGACCCGGGCGCCCCCGTGTTCACCGTGGGCCAGTTCAACATCACCTACTTCGGCGACAACACGCGCGGGCCCGCGAACTCCTCCTCCGACGGTGGCACGTCCGACGACCGGCAGATTGCCTACGCGCGCGACGTCATGCGCGACGCGGGCGCCAACGTGTGGGGCATGGTGGAGATGGTGGACACGGCCGACTTCGAGGTCCTCAAGTCCCAGCTCCCCGGCTTCAACGGCTTCCTCTCCAACAACGCGTCCTTCATCACCGGAGGCACGTCCCCCTACGGCAACAGCAGCCAGAAGCTGGGCGTGCTCTATGACACCTCGCTCACCTTCAAGTCCGCGAAGCTCATCCTGAACGACGCGGCGAACCTGCCGGACTTCAGCAACCGCCCGCCCCTGCTCGTGGAGTTCACCACGGAAATTCAGGGTGTCGAGACGCCGCTCACGGTCATCGTGGTCCACATGCGCGCCGAGAGCGCCGACCCCACGGGCCCCCGCGACGCACGCCAGCGCGCGAGCGCCGCGCTGAAGGCGTACCTCGACCAGAACCTGCCCACGCAGCACGTCTTCGTGGTGGGTGACTGGAATGACGACGTGGACGAGTCCATCACCCTGGACCCCGGCTCCGGCGCGCCGCTGCCCACGCCCTACCAGGACTTCGTCTCGGACGCGGAGCGGTACACCTTCATCACCCGGGAGCTGTCACTCGCAGGGGATGACACCTCCATCGGGTTCGAAAACATGGTGGACCACACGCTGGCCAGCAACGAGGCAGCGGCCCGCTACGTGGCGGGCTCGGCCCGCGTCATCTACGCGGACAATTGGGTGCCGGACTACCTGAACACGCTGAGCGACCACCGCCCCGCCACCAGCGCGTATGCGTTCAGCGCGGAGACGGGCCCCTTCCTCCGGCTCAAGTCACCGCAGGGTGGCGCGTACCAGGCAGGCACCCCGCTCACCATCACCTGGAAGTCGTTCGGCGTGGAGCAGGTGCGGGTGGAGACGTCCATCAACGACGGCGCAAACTGGGACGTGCTGGCGGCCTCCGTGCCGGCCGCGACAGGCAGCCATTCGTGGATGCTACCGGACATCGACTCCACCACCGTGCGCGTGCGCGTGGTGGACGCGTCCAACCAGAATCGCTCCGACATGAGCGACGCGGCGCTAACGCTCATCCGGGGCCCCGGACGCGTGTTCATCAACGAGGTCCTCGCCCACGAGCCCCTCGTCAACGGCAGCCTCAACCAAGCCTATGAGTTCGTGGAGATCGTCAACGCGAGCCCCTTCGAGGTGGACATCTCCGGCTGGGGCCTGTGGGACTCCAGCAACAATGTCGTGCGTCACGTCTTCCCGGCCGGCACGCGGATGGGAGCGGGCAAGGGCTACGTCGTCTTTGGCGGCGCGGCGGGGATTCCGGCAGGGCTGACCAACGCGGCGGCGGCCTCCAGCAACCAGAACACCCTCGGCCTGAGCAACAGCACTGACGCCGTGCGGCTCCGGATGCCGAACGCCGGCAGCGAGGTCAGCCGGTACGACTACACCTCCACCGTGCAGAACGTCTCCGTGAACCGCGCGTCCGACGGGAACCCGGACGCGAGCTTCATCCCGCACACCGAATTCCCCTCGGGCCTGACGTCCTCTCCCGGCAAGCGCGCTGACGGCACGGATTACTAG